Proteins from a genomic interval of Ferrovibrio terrae:
- the lipB gene encoding lipoyl(octanoyl) transferase LipB, producing the protein MDWIISDAPVAYEAAQAAMEARVADIHAGRASEAIWLLEHPPLYTAGTSAKPADLLTPQFPVFATGRGGQYTYHGPGQRVVYLMLDLTRRGRDVRAFVCRMEDWVIASLARFNVTGAIRDGRVGVWVDRPDQGPGREDKIAAIGVRVRHWITFHGLSLNVDPNLDHYGGIVACGIQNTAAEPFGVTSLADLGLTPTLPEVDLILRDTVEGALLDRLGTSCTT; encoded by the coding sequence GTGGACTGGATCATCAGCGACGCTCCGGTGGCCTATGAGGCCGCCCAGGCCGCGATGGAAGCCCGGGTGGCGGACATCCACGCCGGCCGGGCCAGCGAGGCGATCTGGCTGCTGGAGCATCCGCCGCTCTATACCGCCGGCACCTCGGCCAAACCCGCCGACCTTCTAACCCCCCAGTTTCCGGTCTTCGCCACCGGCCGGGGCGGCCAGTACACCTACCATGGGCCGGGCCAGCGGGTGGTCTACCTGATGCTGGACCTGACCAGGCGCGGCCGCGACGTCCGCGCCTTCGTCTGCCGGATGGAGGACTGGGTGATCGCCAGCCTCGCCCGCTTCAACGTCACCGGTGCGATCCGCGACGGCCGGGTCGGCGTCTGGGTCGACCGCCCCGACCAGGGGCCGGGCCGCGAGGACAAGATCGCCGCCATCGGCGTCCGGGTCCGCCACTGGATCACCTTCCACGGCCTGAGCCTGAACGTCGATCCCAACCTGGACCATTACGGCGGCATCGTCGCCTGCGGCATCCAGAACACGGCGGCCGAACCTTTCGGCGTCACCTCGCTGGCCGATCTGGGCCTGACGCCGACGCTGCCAGAGGTCGACCTGATCTTACGTGACACTGTAGAAGGCGCCCTGCTCGATCGCCTTGGCACCAGCTGCACTACTTGA
- a CDS encoding FliM/FliN family flagellar motor switch protein, with protein sequence MATNAVNDVSVEISVVLGKATMPIHQVLKVGRGAVIELDASVDDHAWIFANNKLIARGEIVISGEKVAVSITDTMSDD encoded by the coding sequence ATGGCGACCAATGCGGTCAACGACGTTTCGGTCGAAATCTCGGTGGTGCTGGGCAAGGCCACCATGCCGATCCACCAGGTGCTCAAGGTGGGCCGTGGCGCCGTCATCGAGCTGGATGCCAGCGTGGATGACCATGCCTGGATCTTCGCCAACAACAAGCTGATTGCCCGCGGCGAGATCGTGATTTCCGGCGAGAAGGTCGCCGTCTCGATCACGGATACGATGTCGGACGATTAA